The Sorghum bicolor cultivar BTx623 chromosome 6, Sorghum_bicolor_NCBIv3, whole genome shotgun sequence genome contains the following window.
GGTTTGACGCTGCCATCGTTACAGAGTGTCGAGCCACAGCCAGAAAGAAAAAACTACGGTGGCGCCACATATGCAGTGGCAGGCTGTGGCGGCCAACCAAACAGGTGGCAGGCTCGCAAGGAAGTCGCACCAGCGAGCAAGCAACCTCGAGGGCCGTGCAGAACAGATATCCTACTACTAATGGTTCACCCGCCAGTCGCTCGCCTCGCCGGCAATGCTCTCGTTCGGTGCCACCCCAAGAGCCTGCCTCTCTTTAAAACCTGCAGTGTTGCCTGCTGCCGCCTAGGCCTCTTGCTGTCGCTGCTGCTGACGCCTGCCGCAGCTGCCTAGCGCCTAGCATGGTGGTGCTTAAGCCTGCTGCCTAGGCCTAACAACATGATGGCTGCTAGTCAAATGTCAATAAAAATTCAATTTCTAGAATCTGTGTTAGTTACTTTATAAAAAAGAGTATCAACATCTACGAATATAAAATGtgcatcatataaaaatatattctatgatgaatctaatgatactaattttataccataaattttagcattttttcctagaaatttggtcaaagtttaaaaaatttgacttaggacaactctagaaattgattctttcatggACGGACATTATGTAGGTGCTGGTCCCTATGCACTCTAACTCATGGGCACGCacccatttaggccttgtttagttcctgagaTCAAAAGTATTTTTGTGTACTATATCaaatttatttgtatttgataattattatccaatcatagattaattaagctcaaaagattcatctcataaattacagataaactgtgtaattcattttttattttatttatatttaatatttcacacatgtgccgcaagattcgatatgacgggaaatcttgaaaaaaaatttggatttgagggtgaactaaacaaggcttagatccatttttttattttggtactatagcactttcgtttgtatttgataattattgttcaatcgtggactaagtaggctcaaaaaattcgtctcacaaattatagataatcatgtaattagttattttttatctatatttaacgctCCATGCATTTGTGTgaaggggaatcttgaaaaaaaaaattagattttgggatgaactaaactGTTCTTAAAGACTTatgtaatatattaatatttaattatcatGGTTGCAATATAGGTTCTTATATTATAGATAACTAGGAGGATTTTCCACGCGTTGCCACGGGTATGAAGGAGGTATATAAATATATCCTTACTAGTTACTAGTTACTATGATCTATCGAGTTATCAATATATATAGCTTGATTATTAGTATCGAGTAAAACTAAAATATCTTATATTTAAAATGGAGAGAGTAGTACTAATGTTAGTAGAAATTTTTTCCCCCCCACTTTCGCTCTCTTTTAATAAGGATGACTTTCACAACATCACTGCATATTACACGACAACATGGATATTACAAACAGTAGCTTACGACGGGATTTGGAAGTCGTTTGCTAACCTCTCTCGGTTCTACTACTCCTACTGTACAAAACTTCTCGTGAGCTGCTGAAATGCAGTCTTGCGCACGAAGCATCTCACAAGGCGATGATTAACACGCTGCAGTCATACAGAACAGAACTGGCTCCTTTGTGCAGCGCCACTGCTGCCAGCTCCGAGCCTTGTTTTGCGTCAGAGGAAGTCGTATGGCCAGGCCCTAGTGCTATCCTGTGGTCCGTAGATGTCCTGCGGATGACAGCACAAACTCATGAGCTCGTGGTCATGCCATTTTACAGTAATTGGACAAGCTAGACTGCTAGAGGCATAAGATTGGCTTACATGTAAACTGATACTATCACCTGAAGGTGTTCCAGTGAATGGAAGAGTATTATCCAGGTCAGGCAACCCATCAAACAGACCATGGAAGGGTAGAGATGCGTCAAGTCCTGTGTCCAGGGCATCCGTAGGCTGCATGGGTTCATCCGAGGTAGGAATAGCTGGTGATTGTTCAGCAACGCATGCAGAGCATTCAGCTGCTTCAGCCTTCACCTTAGATGTGCTACATTCTTCTTCCCCCTGTCACAAATTCAGAAAAGCAAAATGAAAGAATGTTCGCCAGTGAAGCAAAATATTTACAGTAATATGAATCGAGATGTTTTGATCGTCAATCTATATGAACCGTTTTGAAACATACATAAAGTCAAAACAGAGGACAGCTTTAGCATTCCTGAACTCTACCAAAATATGCCCTGTATTGAAGGATGGAAAGAATACTTACCAGAAAGTTGAGAAATTAAACTATAAAATATGATCACTGCATTTACCTGATCCACCTGAATGTGGGTATACTGCTCGGTATTACATGGGCTGTTGTTCAGGCGATGGGGCTGGGGAGGATCTGCCATTGGGGTCCTGAGTTCATGCGAGGTAGGGATAGCTGGTGAAAATTCAGCAAAGCATGCAGAGCATTCAGCTGCTTCAACCTTCATCTTCGATGTGCCACATTCTTCTTCCCCCTGTCACAAATTCAGAAAAGCAAAATGAAAGATTGTTCGCTAGTTAAGCAAAATATTTGCAGTAATATAAACCGAGCTATTTTGATTGTCAATCTATATGAACAGAGCAGTTTCGGAATACAGGAAACCTTTTGCATTCATGTACTCTGCCAATATGCCCTATACTGATGAATGGAGGGAGGGAATACTTAGCAGCAAATTGAGAGATCAAACTACAAAATATGATCACTAGATTTACCTGATCCTGCTGAATGGGGGTATACTGCTCGGTGTTGCATGGGCTGTTGTTCAGCCTACGGGGCTGGGGAGGATATGTCATTGGAGTCCTAGGATTAATTTTTGCAACAGATGAAACAGATTCAACTACAACATCTGTTTTAGAGTTGTCACTTTTCTTCGATGGCAATTGGTAGAATACTTTACAGACTACAAATTGCCCATTGGTTTCATCTTCTTTTAGACCAAGATGGTATTGATGCATCACCCAATTTTCTCTTTTTGGCTTGCCACCAACTTTCTTGGGACCTTTATAAAGAACTAAGATCTTCTTCCAGCCTATTCTCACACCATTCTCGTCAAATATGGGTTTGGATGATCCGGTCTTATGCCACCTGCTGTTCCCATCAGCAACACCGTCACAAATGTCGCCGGTGGCAATAATCCTCCGACGCTTGCGCTTACCACTGTCATATGCGTTTAATATCCTATTAAAGAAATGGAGGCAGCTACCATCCATCTTCATACCTaacagaaaaacagaaatgtatgAGCGAATCAACTACCTTAAGGAACTACTACATGTCATGAGATAACTTATTAGTTCCAAATTCATTGATGAATTCAAAAGTAGAATCATGTACCAGGGAGATTTTTGGGATGTGTATAGCAAATTCCCTCCTTCTCTTTTATAGTAGGTATAAATTCATTAATAAGCATATGCGACCCTGAATCCGGTGGGCTAGATTTTGCTTGTAGATGCTGCAGAAGTTCAAGGTCCGtgggatcaaatttgacaccaGCAGGAAGTGCTGGCCACACCAAAGAAACCTGCAAACAATGGTATGAGGTTCCAGGACGTCCAGAATATGAAACATGTCAGTCAATGTTAATTGAAATCCAGCCTTTGATggcaattaaatagggtcaatGACAGTCATATGGCTAAGAAAGTGCAGGCATGACAATGAATCAATTCTATTAAAAAGAATGGTGAGCTCTATACTTCGAACAGAACATCTTACTACAAGATGCATATtaatcatgatgacatgatgaaACTATTACATCCATGTCATTTCGCTGTGCAATAAATCTAGAAACAACTCAGCCGCTTGCGTTGGATCAGAGTGCTTAATGGAAATGATGTCTAGAAGAACATTTTCGAAATTCAATGAGGGCCAATCAAACAACAGAGCAAAAAAATACATAGAGCAGTCATAAACTCATAACTAAGTAGTTAACTGAACTTACATTACTAATGTCAATGTCGCAGTCGCAGTTGGTACATTTGATATGTGGTTTTGCAAAAAGTTCACCAAGTCGGAGGGTGAACGATTGAGTTGCACTTCTTATTTTCTCTGCAATACCCAACACATTCATAACCCACGAACTGAAAAAGGAACAGCATTCATTTCTGTTAGGATTTAGGGTAGCATCTTTCGCAAACAGAAGATAAACTCAAGCAAGAACTTTTAAAGAAAAATAAGTGCCAATGACGATGTGTAGCAGAAACATGATCAAAAGAGCATTTTACCGATGGACCCCATTGACATGCAATTTTGGAGCTGCTAACTTTCCCCAATCATTGCCACCCTGTTTCCCCATTATGATCCATTTGAATTTGTACTTTGCCAAGAGTGTTATACCACAGGAAATACACCAGGAGGCTAAACAGAACAGAGCTCCTTGTCTGAACATTTGACCTTGCACGACTCTGTCCTACAGCAGTGAGTGTCATTTCCGCACCACCTCCTGCTTGGAGCGATAAACATTAAACAATCAACACGCTGGAATCTCAAATCTCTTCCTTTTTTTGCGACCATATCAGATTCATCCAAGCGCAGTGCCAGATAAGCGTAGGACTGATCAGTCTTatcggaaaaaaaaaaacactcctTATGCTTCCTTCCAGCGGAAGATTCCTGTTGTGCCTCAACAGTCTGCAAAAACCCCCCCTAATTCCTGTTGCGCGCCTCACAGACTGCAAAAATACATGCACCGGAGTGTATGAAGTAGTAGTACTTGGCATGATTCAGACATTCAGTACTCTGATTTTCCGTCTGCAGCAAACGCGATCTCCAAGAGTTGCCTTTTTCCCACAACACACAGATGCCAAATCCCGCCTTCCTCTGCTTCCTCACCGCGGATGCTTTTTCCTCTCGCGCCTCCGCACCCGCAGGCTGCAAAATGTCTTGCCTTTTCGCCGGGAAACCGCGCCCAGCAGACGCGGCCGCTCGTCGTCCGCACGGAATCGGAGCTCGTCGCCGTCCGATCTACAGCACATTCCGTCGTCGTCGCTCACAGACCATCCCCCCGTGCCGTCGCTGACTCGCAGACAAGCCCGAGAGCGACAGAGCGGCCTCGTCCAAAACCAGAGCGCGCTCGGCTCGTCAAAACCAACCTCACACCACCGGAATCGCGGGCCTCGTCGATCGATCGATCAGCCCGAGAAACCAACCAAGAGGGCCGGCCGCCCCCAAATCCTCGCGTGCACACACACCAGCGAAGCCGACGGAACCGATCGATGGCCGCCCGACCGAGCGCAAAGctactagtactagtagtaaGCAAGAAGAGAAAACATTAAAAAAAAAGCTGCGACTTACGTCTCCATGGCCGGCCGGGAGCGGCCCCGCGGGGCAGCGGAGCGGGAGTcggtggctgctgctgctgcgggtggagcGCCGCGCACCCTaggaagaggagaggagagggggaGAGGAGGTTGTGCAAGCCGCGTTTGTGGGCGCCGGGTCCGTGGCTTTTATAGTCTAGCTCGCTCGCTCGCAAGACGCAAGGGGACTTGGGGGGAGCTGCGCGGAGTCCGTGGGGACGGACTAGTGAGTAGTGACCAGTGAGACGGCCGAGCGGAGGGGAGGTCGTAAATGACCACGAAGTCGCGCTTCCGGCTTGCCTCCCGCTTTGCGCCAGCGTGGCGGTTTTGGCTACCGCCACAAGCAACCCCGCTCCTCActggctctctctctctcgtgtcTGGCTGACTGGGTCTCAGGGCGCGCTGGGACGGCTCGCCAAGGCCGGTAGAAGCACGCCAGGGCTACTGCTTGGCAATGTTGTACCGGTTTCATTTCGTGCAAGCACGGACGGGTCAGGGCCGACGTGGCGGTACGGATGCAGATGGACGGTGGCCGCTGCACGCTGGGGGGGGGGGCTGGAACGGAGCCAAGACCGAGCGGGATCGGCCTGGGGGCGGGCGGTGGGCCCATCCCGCCAGTGCTCCGGTGGGACCCTTTGCTCCATGTTGTTTATGGTTTTCTGGACCGGCTCCTGGGTCCTGCCCGGCCCGGggtgccgccgtgccgccacctTACTGGCCGAGGCGCAGCACTCAGAGCGGCCCCCGCGCCATCTTTTCTTGCTGCGCAAGGCAGATATGCGCAACCTTGCTACCCCCGACGACTCCCACGAAATAGACACAAACGCAGGATCGCAGATTGGATGCGGGCACAGCGAGGCTACATCCAAGACGTGTGCCTCATCGCAGGATAGGGAGGCATAGCGAGGCTACATCACAGGATAGCAAAAGTgacggtcttgtttagttgtaaatttatttgaaaaataaacgttgtagtacttttatttgtatttgataaatattgttaaattatataataactagtcttaaaaagtttgtctcacaaattacattcAAACTGTACAATAGTCACGCTTTGCCGGCTCCTCCAACCGTCCACCCGGCCATATAGCTCCTGACAGTGTGACacgttgtcctatcaacagtcGTATATGACGGCCTATTCCATACGTATACAGGCTAGAGAGAGAGCAATGcaaatcttaggccttgtttagttttgaaaattttttagttttaggtaatatagtactttcatttttatttgataattattatctaatcatgaactaattaggtttaaaagatttatctcatgattttacagataaactgtgtaattaatttttatttttatttttatttaatattttatgtatgtgctgcaagattgaTGTAACgataaattttaaaaagtttttggtttttgagtgaactaaacaacgcctgAGGTCGTGTCAGGATGCGGCTATGGAGGGAGTGGGGGCTGGGAGAGGTCCCACCGGTCAAAAGGCAACCATGCTTGCTTGACTTGACTGACTGAGAATTGACTCGGAGACTTTCAGCACCATTTTTCTGCAACAAACAAGCATTATCCATAGGGTTTATTCTTATTTTTGAGAGTCTTCCTCTTGACACTGTACTGTAGCAGTGAGCAAGAAGAGAGAAACAAGCAGTAGGAGTGTAGGACACGGTTTGTAGTTGCAATGGCTTGTACAGGCACTTGAGGTTACCGGTCGGTATTGTAGGAAGTTGCATTGCGCATGGTAGGAACGGTGTAGAACGGGGAAGTGGAGAACCTCATCATACAGGTCTTGTCGATGACCGAAGTAGCTCATGGAACAATAAAATAACTCTGTTTAATGATTCAAAGATCCTACATGTCACGAGGTGGACAGTGCAATGCATGCAAAAACATGAAACTGAGTGTTGGACCGGCTGAATCAGACCGCGCTAAATCGATCAATCCTGTAGGCTTAGttctaggccctgtttagttccccacccaaattttttttatctatcccatcgaatctttgaacacatgtatggaacattaaatgtagataaaaaaataaactaattacacagtttagttgagaatcgcgagacgaatcttttaagcctagttactccataattagccttaagtgctacagtaacccacatatgctaatgagagattaattatgcttaataaatttgtcttgcagttttctgacgagctatgtaattttttttttattagtttctaaaaacccatcccgacatccttccgacacattcgatgtgacagccaaaaaaaatttcatccccaatctaaacaggcccctagggccttgtttagttccaaaattttttgcaaaatcgacactatagcgttttcgtttgtatttgacaaaaattgtccaattatggactaattaggctcaaaagattcgtctcgtcaatttcgaccaaactgtgcaattagtttttattttcatctatatttaatactccatgcatgcatctaaagattcgatgtgacggaaaatctgaaaaattttgcaaatttttttgggaactaaacaaggcctagtcaaAAGAGGGGAAAAAAGGCAATGGTTGTTTGCACTCCACCGACTACTGGTATTGAAACAGTAGCTTCAGgacatataggccttgtttagatatgaaaacattttagatttcgctactgtagcacttttgtttgtttgtgccaaatattgttcaattatagaataATTAGGATcacaagattcgtctcatgatttacaggtaaactgtgcaattagtttttatttttatctatatttaatgcttcatgcatgtgccgaaagattcgatgtgacggaaaattttgaaaactttttggttttcggggtgaactaaggccttgtttaattcccgaaaaattttgcaaaatttttcagattccccgtcacatcgaatctttagacgtatgcatgaagtattaaatatagatgaaaataaaaactaattacacagtttggtcggaattgaaaagacaaatcttttaaacctagttagtctatgattgaacaatatttgtcaaatacaaacgaaagtgctacagtgttcatTTCCTAAAaacttttggaagtaaacaaggcctaaacagggCCATA
Protein-coding sequences here:
- the LOC8058715 gene encoding SUPPRESSOR OF GAMMA RESPONSE 1, whose protein sequence is METSWVMNVLGIAEKIRSATQSFTLRLGELFAKPHIKCTNCDCDIDISNVSLVWPALPAGVKFDPTDLELLQHLQAKSSPPDSGSHMLINEFIPTIKEKEGICYTHPKNLPGMKMDGSCLHFFNRILNAYDSGKRKRRRIIATGDICDGVADGNSRWHKTGSSKPIFDENGVRIGWKKILVLYKGPKKVGGKPKRENWVMHQYHLGLKEDETNGQFVVCKVFYQLPSKKSDNSKTDVVVESVSSVAKINPRTPMTYPPQPRRLNNSPCNTEQYTPIQQDQGEEECGTSKMKVEAAECSACFAEFSPAIPTSHELRTPMADPPQPHRLNNSPCNTEQYTHIQVDQGEEECSTSKVKAEAAECSACVAEQSPAIPTSDEPMQPTDALDTGLDASLPFHGLFDGLPDLDNTLPFTGTPSGDSISLHDIYGPQDSTRAWPYDFL